A DNA window from Argopecten irradians isolate NY chromosome 10, Ai_NY, whole genome shotgun sequence contains the following coding sequences:
- the LOC138333537 gene encoding uncharacterized protein, giving the protein MFELLSASESDFDEVCTYVHAMCSLRCVASDLISEDVHDRRDIAGNKRRYKNLRKCRYWISPNALMGTDVMHLATYHFLTGNCNKSVEICRQVKELALCYDGGFPYQLYSTLQQHHWWYRPRDRSLKMLQKIYSHFIAFSHIEMALPHLCLEISKRTIYLSIPPLPYVFFLEFLCYHELGNTSGRDEALRNLIQFQHDEYQGGQRFWITHTLLGICYQTLGDFHMAIMAYWESARSKSELSYLNSAIDRIALVYLCMYASQLLPNGI; this is encoded by the coding sequence aTGTTTGAATTATTGTCTGCGTCGGAGTCTGATTTTGATGAAGTTTGCACATACGTCCATGCAATGTGTAGCCTTAGATGTGTTGCATCAGATCTGATCTCAGAAGATGTGCATGATAGAAGGGATATTGCAGGCAATAAAAGAAGGTACAAGAATTTGAGGAAATGTAGGTACTGGATATCTCCAAATGCATTAATGGGCACTGATGTGATGCATCTAGCAACATATCACTTCCTGACTGGAAACTGCAATAAATCTGTGGAGATCTGCAGACAAGTAAAAGAACTGGCTTTGTGTTACGACGGCGGTTTTCCGTACCAACTATACTCAACTTTGCAACAGCACCATTGGTGGTATAGACCTCGCGATcgttcattaaagatgctccagaAAATATACTCACATTTCATCGCATTTTCTCATATAGAAATGGCTCTTCCCCATCTGTGCCTAGAAATATCCAAGAGAACCATATACCTATCCATACCACCCTTGCCATACGTATTCTTTCTGGAGTTCTTGTGTTATCATGAGCTTGGAAATACTAGCGGGCGAGACGAAGCACTTCGTAACCTCATACAATTCCAGCATGACGAGTACCAGGGAGGACAACGTTTCTGGATAACCCACACACTGTTGGGGATCTGTTATCAAACACTCGGTGATTTTCACATGGCAATCATGGCTTACTGGGAATCTGCACGGTCGAAGTCTGAATTAAGTTATTTGAACTCTGCCATTGACAGGATTGCTCTagtgtatttatgtatgtatgcgTCACAGTTACTTCCAAATGGCATATAA